The genomic DNA TCGGCACGGCGGAGTTCGTCGAGCACATGGGGTTCGATGCGGCCAAGCCCGGGCGCGTAGAAGGCGCGCCGGCCGGTGCCGGACTCGACGATGCGCAAGCCGATATTGTCGCCGCGCTGTGGCGCGTTGCGGTTCGGAGAGTAGGGCGGCGCCTTGCTCTCCAGCGGCACCGGGGTCAGCATCACGCCACGAAGCGGCGGCACCGTGAAGGGCGTGTCATCCAGCGCCAGTGTGTGCGTGTCCACCCCGCAGTAGTGCGACAGCATGCGCGTGAGCGGGAACGCCGTGCCGAGATTCTGCAGTACCGCCGCGGTGGCGTAGAGCGGCAGCGCCTGCCGGTGCTCGCGCAGCATCAAGAGGCCGGTAACGTGATCGATCTGCGCATCCATCAGGACCACGCCGGCAATCCCTGTGTCGCGCGGATGGCGCGCCGGCTGCAGCGCCGGCGCGTGGCGCAACTGGTCGAGGATGTCGGGCGAGGCGTTGACCAGCACCCAGTCCTGTCCTTCGTCGGTCAAGGCGATCGAAGATTGGGTGCGCGGCGTGGCGCGCAGCGTGCCGTTGCGCACGCCATCGCAATTCTGGCAGTTGCAGTTCCACTGGGGAAAGCCGCCGCCGGCGGCCGAGCCCAGAACCCGGATTGTTGTCATGGCTGAGTCAGAAGCTGAGTCGAAAGGCGGGGTCAATGTGCAAGTCATGAGCAA from Cupriavidus sp. D39 includes the following:
- the pqqB gene encoding pyrroloquinoline quinone biosynthesis protein PqqB, producing MTTIRVLGSAAGGGFPQWNCNCQNCDGVRNGTLRATPRTQSSIALTDEGQDWVLVNASPDILDQLRHAPALQPARHPRDTGIAGVVLMDAQIDHVTGLLMLREHRQALPLYATAAVLQNLGTAFPLTRMLSHYCGVDTHTLALDDTPFTVPPLRGVMLTPVPLESKAPPYSPNRNAPQRGDNIGLRIVESGTGRRAFYAPGLGRIEPHVLDELRRADVVLVDGTFWRADEMQQLGFSAKTAADMGHLALSGPGGMIETLDRLPAARKILIHINNTNPILVEDSPQRSLLADHGIEVAYDGMEITL